ttctgtaaATACATTTGCTGACTGACCTGTTTTGGGAGCCTTCTATTTCAATAAGATCTTTGGTTGAATAAGATGATTGAAAGTTTGGTGTAGAATGTGTTGGGCATACCCTGTTTGAACCCCCTTTGAAGGTTGGAGCTCTTAAGCTATTCAAGTTAGTAgaactgttttaaaaaataagtgtttaAGTAGTTTGAACATTTGAATTGACAGTGTGTGCACATTTCTTCATGTGATAAAGTGTTTTGTGTGTACAAAATTTCATGTTGTGACATTATTTTAAGTACCTTTTGAACCACTTGTTTTGAATCATGATAAGAAGTCCAGTTGATACATTTTTTCACTTATATTTAATCTTATTCTTGTCTTCTGTCTCACAGATGGCTGTGCACGCCCACCTGGTAGGTTAAAAGCCGTGTCTCTGTGTTGTATAAATGTAGTAAATGACAACAAACAGTGAACAAACCAGCACATTTCTGTGAAACAGCTGCTTTTTAACTACACTTTTCATAGTTATTAACATGGTCTGTTGTCCAAAGCAGCAAGTAAATATGAATATTATTCTGCACAATGTTTAATTGTTTTTGATGGGTCATGTATGAAGCTCAACAACCaaaaattttgtaaattatgtttGCTAACATGTTTTCAcctattttctttcttccttttttttctttctcagcatTCGAGTCATATcgtaagaattttttttttaaatatattttgtgttttataattATTAACATAGGCTGTTGTCTAGAGCAACAAGTGATGAAGACTGAGTTGTTACAACTTCTGTCATATTTCAAAGATTATTGAATAACTTTGTAGACTTTAAACAATGCTTTTAATGTGTAACTAATTATTGCAACATCAGAAGCCAATCACtgaatctgttttctttttttgtgtgtgtattgacCTTGTATATCTATTTTATCCCTGACCAGAGTGTCTTCTACCTAAAAGAGAAGGTCagtttaaaacatttctttaaaaaaatttttttacatTGTAACAAGAATAAGAAGagaaaacatataaaacaagAAGCATTCAGACAGCACACACCTCTGTGATGGCAGCTCAGTCTTTACTTAAGACTAAGCTGGGCAGTATTTTTGTGAATAGTGttgtatttttcttcattttattttgtgtgttcttttttaaatgtacttaaAGACGTTTTTGGTACAGTAAAAACAAGCCCAAAGTACAAGCTCTTGCCATTTGCTCTCCTATAACTCCTTTAGACATACTTGACAGAACTTTGAGTataaaaattagttttttaaTTGTGGGATTGTAGTATATGTGTGGcattcattttattgtttagtAAAATTCATCTGTGGGGTTAAAAATCTGTTATCTGAGCAGttttgggcaagttactttgttttttttgttttttttgcctgtcccgtttggctcttttgccatgagaattattgtctaaaggcgaagaaagatgcccaacggattcgggcaagttactttgaaaaagtaattaattatagttactagttacttcttcaaaaaagtaactgagttagtaactcagTTAAAAGAttgtgttacttaaaaaaaaaaaaatgtttatccctctggggtccagggtataattggccatttttgattacttttgattttccgtCTACATTCAAcctttaaaactatttactttgccttgttatgtttttttttcagcacaacctcacatttCTGAtttcagttatgttttcatttcgacatactgtattaacacaattgatctaaaatcagacaaaaaccataaaatccgagtagaaaatgttttatttttgactgtaacaaccacaaacaagtTTAATGAATCacatttcataactttaaatgcaaatataaattattaattttaaaatcctatgcacaagttttggaaacaacaaagttatttgcagccatttaccttttaccttttattataaccatttcaaactatttacagaacaatcaggtgttctgcattaaataagatgccacacaaattatttgtgccactccaaaaattaatttctgtccactaaaggagaacatcacagcctgatacctgcaggtctgacaacaggtggtgtatcactcctcctgttttctacctggagacaccGTTTACACTGTAATCTGCCTTTGATGGCTTTTTGGCagcacctgtaacattcagcaattgccttattgttctgacacacaacacaaaactatccactaCAGTGAACAcgaactacacaagacaacacactaactacacactccaagcacactaaacgtcacaaatctctcacatctcaaaactctctctctctctctctctctctctctctccctctctcgcagccactcctaaaacttccccaccaaatataattttttgattggttgatattgcacatttttccaccaacacgaaaggggtgttttttttttttttccttttttattttttggtcataaacagagagtgcttgctagtgctgtccttagacagtaaacgtgacgtgaggaaaaaacacgcgtatatattgtttatcatgactctggttttacgtggcctatcagcacaatttaaaaactggtatatatcaccttgcttggtcatcttgaagtggtcatgtgattgatttaccacgactactttattcttccaaAGTGAATATGAATATTATTCTGCACaatgtttaaattgtttgtGATGAGTCACAGTATGAAGCTCAACAACCAAAAAGTTTGTAAATTCTGTTTGCTAACATGTTTTCAACtttcatctttatttcttttttttgctttttttttttgctttctcagCAGTCGTGGAATATAGtaaggaaactttttttttagtattttgtgttttgtaattATTAACATTGTCTAAAGCAACAAGTGATGAAGACTGAGTTGTTACAACTTGTGTGATATTTCAAAGGTTATTGAATAACTAACAACTTTGTAGacttaaaaaactgttttttaatgagTAACTAATTATAGCAACATCAGAAGACAATCACTGAGTTTGTTTTCTTAATTATTGAAAATTCCCTATTTTTATCCTTGACCAGAGTGTCTTCTATCCAGAAATGACAGTAAGTTGAAAAGTTTTTTTCCTGCATTGTAACATAAAAAAAGAGTAAGTAAGaatttttttacattcattcatGGATTATGGTaaggaaaaaagttttttttagtaTGATCTGTTTTGTAACATAGGCTGATGAAAGTGAAGgttgagttgttgttgttttcatatTCATATAAATCTATTTTAATCCTGAACAGAGAGTCTACCAtctaaaagggaaaaaaatgtttactaatttctacacacacacacacatacacacacacagagtaaggagaaaatatatgaaataagaGGCACTCTGGGAGTGAAAAACCTCCATCAGTGCAGCCTACTTTTCGGGCagtatttgattttattgtgttttttttttctttttttaaatgtacttaaattcatctgtgaggctttctgggatttttataaatatagcaattgtctgcaaacactgaaTAAACTAACACATTTCTCTGGCAAAGTTGGTATTTTATCCATTCTAAGCTTTGATGTGAAAGACACTTCATAGAGAAAAAGTTGTTTCATGTCAATTTTAAGAAAACTAACCATGTCTTTAGTGCTTACTACTATATCACAACAATGACTGCTTAACAACAATCAATCATTACTATAAAGGCATGACATAGATGTGTGTGCATCTCTTCATATGGTCACGTGACCTTCTGTGTTTGACATTTTGAACACTGTTCATTATTTTATGAAtttttaaagcacttgttgTGAATTATGATTGTAAAAAATGGATGATAGTGTTTGTTTAATGATTTTAACATCAGGCTTTTCGCTGTGTGTTGCTTAGCTCAATCGCAGGTCATGCGCTCTGTTGTAGGTGAGTAAAAAGCTAAATGTTGCAGAAACAGTGTGATTATGAATACGTTACATGGCTCTAAGCACACAACTAAACACCACATTCGTTCGGCACAGTTGATTTCTAATTTTGCCTTAGAAGCCTTTAACATCTTGCATTTATTGTGTTACCATTCCAATCCAGTGATAGTTGTTCTGCTTCTCAATTCTGAGGTCACCATTTGCTCCGGCAAGAGACAACATATTACTGCATTGTGATGACTGTTAAAAAACATATTAACCAGTTCCTGACATATAGCACTTGAAGAGTTTTCATTGTCCTACATTTAAGAGAGATACCATTGCACTTGTTGCACATTTGCTTAGTCAGGACGCCCACAGGCAGTAGAATTGGAGCAGCTcatatttactttgttttaggTAACCGTTACTGCACTGGATGGATGTGGATTTCTATTTATCGGGAAGGAATAAACTTAACTCAGTGTTAGTTATATGAAACTAATGAATTACCAGATCACCCAGTTGGactgtagtgtgtgtgttttataataATGACTTGAGCTTCATTGAGTTGCGGTTTCTCTAATTTCTCAGAACCTGATAGCTATGAACCAACAAACAAGTCTGACAGCAAAAAAGGGCTATTTACTCACATGAAGAAGAAGCTATCTGTCTTTTGGAAATCTCGTAAGACGTCTGCCAACTATGATGATGCTCATCCAAAATTTGTGTCAGAAGGTAATGTTGGTTAAAAGTAGACGCAGAAGCTTTCAGTTTCCATAATTTACAGAATATCAGGGCAACCAATACATTCTTCATTGTTGTTGCCACATTAGAGTTATCTTACCATAACACTGCACtgcaaaaaaagagcaaaatgtGCTTTACTATAAATTTACTGTAGAATATTTATCTTTCTATTTTCTCATACACATTTATATTACACTATCAGATTCCTTCACATCATAGTCCTTCAGCCAAGTAAATGGACTACTATGAATtctactatatatatatatatatatgtatgtttttatctttttcagCTGCTGTGCAAATGCAGCCACCCAGAGACCCTTTGCTACAGTTAGTCTCCCTCCAGGAGGCGTCTGGCTGCTGGCTGCTTGATCCAGCTCTGGCTACTGCACTGGGAAAGACCAGCAAGGAGATGGAAAAGTCAAAGCCTGAAAAGGTGGGTTGTTGTCAGTTTCAGTCATAACAAAAAGTGATTTTATGGGTGTTAATCAAATTTTATAGTACACGTTACAGAGAgaaatttaaaacattaaactgtaacataacataacagatgAAAATTAATTCAGCTGTTGTAAAAACTAGGGCTGgatatcgtcactgatttctagattcgattccgattcaattcaattcaattttatttatatagcgccaaatcacaacaaaagtcgcctcaaggcgcttcatagatacagagaaaaacccaacaatcatatgaccccccatgagcaagcactttggcgacagtgggaagcaaaaactcccttttaacaggaagaaacctctggcagaaccaggctcagggaggggcggccatctgctgtgaccggttggggtgagagaaggaagacaggataaagacatgctgtggaagagagacagaggttaataacagatatgattcaatgcagagaggtctattaacacatagtgagtgagaaaggtgaccggcaaaggaaaaactcaatgtatcatgggaatccccggcagcctaggtctattgcagcataactaagggaggattcagggtcacctggtccagccctaactatatgctttagcaaaaaggaaagttttaagcctaatcttgaaagtagagatagtgtctgtctcccgaatccaaactggaagctggttccacagaagaggggcctgaaaactgaaggctttccctcccattctacttttaaatactctaggaacaacaagtaggcctgcagtgcgagagcgaagtgctctaatagggtgatatggtactacaaggtcagataagataagatgggccctgattatttaagaccttgtatgtgaggagcaggattttgaattcaattctggatttaactggaagccaatgaagggaagccaaaacaggagaaatatgctctctctttctagtccctgtcagtactcttgctgcagcattttggatcagctgaagacttttcatcaagttttttggacatcctgataataatgaattgcactagtccagcctggaagtaacaaatgcatgaattagtttttcagcgtcactctgagacaggatatttctaactttagagatgttgcgcaaatggaagaaagcagtcttacatatttgtttaatatgtgcgttgaaggacatatcctggtcaaaaatgactccaaggttcctcacagcgttactggaggccaaggtaatgccatccagagtaagagtCTGGTTAGATACCAGGTCCGattcgattcgatccacgattcgattcaatttgatttgatttgatttgaatcggggaaattttgcctcagacagtcagaaatattataattctgatcacttatcagtgcatatccatatttttatatctataaaagaaagctgacactagcatcacagcagatgcctttgtgtcaaaataACTGAgggtaaaacacagaaaaacatgaaggagattttctttGCTTgggtttttatagcagatgTTCTTAAAATATATTCTGCAGTAggtcaaaaatgaaagaaaaccttTAATCaccatatgaacattacctgatgctgctgaagctgAAAGTTACTGGTGGGACTGGTGATGCAAGCGAATattgcagaaaacagagatttttcgatggaaaaagagagagagagagctgtgcatgaagtatGATTTTATTGTGGTGGAGGCAATACAGCAAAAGTAACAAGGAATTCATGACAATGTATATGTGAAGCGATATGTGAAGCgatatgtgaagcgtagtttggatcttcttttgctgctgcttcagaatctagcgcaaaaaaagacataaacactaggggtgcaacaatactcgtatcgatattgaaccgttcgatacagtgctttcggttcggtacgcatgtgtatcgaacaatacaaaattttttatttattatcaacttttcttctgacgatgctgtctgtgttgagcacTCAGTGGATCTGAatatttacgccgacatcatcctagtgcaaagacaagtggaagcagacaaaaacaacaagcacgcatgctacaaactttacccgtgtcatttagacagccgttagcacatgattattaaacctgatatgtttaatatgctgctgagaatatagcccagaagaagcgcatagtatagcttttattttggatagagccatttctctgtaataaactctctttttccaaagatgagtgatttctcgatcagatagatttatttttttattaccttgttgtttcagcaacattaaatttaaaaactgtacttttgagttaaaatatatatttataattttaataaatgacaaattaaaaaggcatgaacatttttttgtatcaaaaaaatatcgaaccgtgacaccaaagtattgaaccgaaccgtgaattttgtgtatcgttgcacccctagttaACACAAAGAGCGGACccgccgacgcatcagaatcagtgagctgtcagcTTTCAGCCTCGATGGCGTGTCCTTGCTGTTATATTTTATGTACCGTGGGGTGAGAAAATTGACATCTCACTGACGCTGATGCGTCGGCGGGTCcgcactttgtgtttacgtaTTCATgtggaatccgtgtacctgctctcatttactgttttagctcaACAACTATAGGTTTAACCtcagattctggcgtttcgggcaaaataaatttatatttgaaaATCAATTcaagattttaatgaatcgatatcacgttatctaAGCTAGATTGGATTTTAATCTATAAATcaataatcaaaacccacccctagtaaaaactgacaaaaagtatttgcctctTACATTATTTATGTTATCACAAAAATAGATGGGTAGTAACatgttacttgtaacgcgttactgtaatccgattacttttttcaagtaacgagtaaagtaaggcattactattgcaaaaacggtaattagattaccgttactttcccgtaggaaTGCTGCATTACGGCGTtgctaaaaccgtgatttttttgcgagaatgtctcatgacagtgatgtaagcgagtgcgattttcgtgacaacagctgtgtgcagatcaacaatggataatatatcgagtgcgagAGAGAGTATGAGTGTgcagcgtggaagtactgaccttactttgagtttgattccataaaaagtgacaaaaacattaacgtccgttgtgcgtggaagaaaacttctttttacagcgaaaccccccccccccccctaaacttccaagcaagcaccgagtgcgctaggACGTAATGTGAAATTGACAGAGAAACTCgtggattcttccactgaccgctacggcacacctgcaccagggcaaacctccgcctgctcCACTCCttctttacaggtgaaaatagagcaacaggaccgctagtctttgattttatttattttctgctgtgttttacttgcatctatttgaaagagtgagtgtaaacacaaaaaaaggtttaaaaaataggtttaaatgttaaactaaTTTCTTCAAGTCAGAGAATggtgcatataattaaatttttgcttgatgcataaagttaaaagattaaaactaataaaacaagttttaaaaagagactttttcatttgattacattttatatgatggattatgcagaaaaagtagaattgggctgaaagatctattgctttatcacctattcaggttgtaaattgtgtttttaaaaagtaactaagtaattaattacttttgaaaataagtaatcagtaaagtaacgggattactttttgggggaagtaatcagtaattagttactcattacttttttcaagtaacttgaccaacactgatcacaacgcAGAAAGTAACATCTGAAACCTTGTATGGCATTTTTTATGTAATCTAGTTGTGTGCAGAACACTAACGTGTTTTGGTGTACCTACGTTCACATGTGACTTGGCTGCCTGTTGCCATTTTAGCTGTAGAGACAGTGAGACAGGAAGCCGGATTTAAATGCAAGCACATCAGGAAAAAGTGAAGAAACGAGCGCAAACGTAAAATGAGCACCAACTGGCTGCATTTCAATGACATTGGAGACTGTAAAGCAAAGTGCAGAATTTATAAAATTGAGAGCTGTCTAAAGTGAAACCTCAGCCATTTTCCATTAAGGGCAAAAGACAAACTTGTCTAGGCCTTAAACCTCATGTGTGTTCTCCCTAGTAGTAGTCATAAATGCATACAAATAAAGCTTTTTTGAAAACACTGAATGAAAAATTGCTTCcttgaaaaaaactaaaattacaGTTCAGTGTTgaatattacataaaataaactatataCAAAGTGTCTTTGAATGGCAGAGATGCAGAAATATGTGGATTTCCTCCAGAGCCATTGCTCATTGTCTGTGTGTCTAAATTAGTGTCACAGACCTGAATATGACACTCGAAGCCTTTTATATTTCTGAACCTGTTTGATCTGCTGCTCACCACAAACAAGCACAAGCAtcaattttggacttttaacagTATTTTCACATCTTTTCCTACTGATTAAAAACCTCCCTTATGGCCATTCATACTACGCAAAATGATTAAccaataaacaattaaatgaccgAGAAGTTAATTTTTCACTTTCAACTATAgaaatttggggttttttggtgaCTAACAAAAACTGGACAGTCTGGACAATGAGCtacaattttacacatttatttattataatttaaGTCAAAAGAGTCGTACTGACAGGTTTCCTTCTTTGTCACAgcaggtttttctttattatgtagaacagcggtccccaaccttttttgcgccacggaccggtttatgcccgacaatattttcacggaccagcctttaaggtgtcgcggataaatacaacaaaataaaactagtaccggtaccgaaaaaaagaagatttattcataacacacgtgaaaagacccaggaaaaccgagttaacgataaaaacgataacaaaataacgctaaaaaccgataaaacccctgaaaaccatacatttcacacctgagcctcaactctcgcggcccggtaccaaacgactcacggaccggtaccggtccgaggcccgggggttggggaccgctgatgtaGAAAATCAGTTAAATATGTAACAACTTTAGTTTCACTGGTCCgacccacttaagatcaaattGGGCTGAATGTGGCCtacaatgtaaaatgagtttgacacctcTGGTCTAAAGAGAGTATCACAGGGGATGATACTGTATCAAATACCCTCAGGAATACCCCAGGAtaacagtgcaggagagagacaCTTCtggcaaaacacacaaaatatttgTGCATGAGTTGTTTATTGTGCTGAATTAAGTCAGTCACTCTTccactctctccctctgtgtgtgtgtgtgtgtgtgtgtgtgtgtgtgtgtgctccctGTTTTACTTGTCTTTGATTGGGGAATTAGGGCAACAATGAAGTGTGGGCCACCGTTCTGGCTCTGATCTGGCTTCATGCTTTCAAGATGGATGCCAAGGACGAGTGGGAGCTTCTGGCTATGAAGGCAGCCTCATGGCTCCGTGCTCAGAATGGTAGTAACACGATAATAACAGAAAATGCTGCATATCCATGACACAAAGTTAAAGTGAGCTATTCTTGCAAATTCATTCTTTTAAtccttgtgttttgtgtttttagcacCATGTGTGTCAGAGTGTGTGGACGCTGGAAATGTCCTGTTGGGTTCAAGCGTGAAGAAAGAAGCTCTGGGACTCTGAGAGTTTTCTGAAAGAGCTAGTTATGCCAAATGCCTTTTGATTCAGTGTTGTGTCTTCTTCATTCACCTTTTTCACtgactgtgtgtttatacatcattctgcatttaatcattagttattattaatctctgactctcttccatagcgtgtcttttgtcctgcTCCCTCCCCTCAGAAATAAGAGAGAAAGCACGCTCATGTACACGCTTAATGTGCCCTACAGGCTTGTGCCTTGGGAAACGTTCGTCTTTGTGATTAAGATGTATATATTAGCAAGCAATTTATGTTTCATTTTAAGTACATTTTAGTTAGAAAAACGAGGAGAAGCCTTAAGAAAGGAAAGGGTTTAAAAAGGTCTTCAAAGTCAAGAAAAGCAAGCCTTGTGGAGATCTCTTCTATTTTGTTTGCTGGCTGTCTAGCTTCACATTGTTACGTGGTGTGAGGGCAGCacgaggcaactgttgttgtgatttggagctataaaaacaaaactgaattaaattgtaCTGAATGATGTCTCCGCTGTTATATTTATtgttaatgtttcatttttattttgttgcaatTGTTCTAAATGCTTTTTGAACTTAATCaaactattttatttgtattttcatttgtgccttgaactgaaaattaaaaattaaacttgGTGCTTGGAAGATTAAGAATTTGTTCTTTGGTTTAACTCAGTCCTTCTGAGTAAAGATCTATAGCTTCAGTTCAAGAAAACGAATAATGGCACAGGAGTACAGTATCGAATTACACTGATAACTGAAGAACTACCATGCGGCTTAttccttcatttttttattaacgGGGAAACACATGCTCATGGACATcaatatacaaaaaatataagATATAAACTACCAGTTTGCATTTCTAGAAACAGGACAAGTCACATTAAagctttacaataaaaaaagacacgtaacaaacacaaaacatcagGGAAAAATAAGTTTATCAAAACATAAGTTCTGATAAGTAAACGTGAGCAAAGGCTGTAAATGTAAAACCTATCCTTTAGCATAAAATATAATGCCTAAACATACCATTACAGACATATCTGAAACCGAACTACTATCTTTAAAGCTTTTAATGTGTAAAGATAAAGTTGATAAGTTAATTTCCTGTTAGTGCATCTGTGAAGCTCCGCTCACTAAATGATCTCATTGGAGGGATGCAGCAGAAAGCCTCTGACGTCACCGGAGTGGAACTGCGTGCGCGTATAGTAGACACATAAGCTTGAACTTCACACATATACTACAGATCGGTGCTTATCGGACCCACAAATCCCTCTTTTCAAAGGTATGCTTTTCTCCAATTCATTGTAACTTTTCTTTAGACGTTGTAACCTGACGCACTTCCTTAAAAAACGCCGTAAGAAGTGTACTGACAGGAGCTGTATACAGATGCAGTCcgtattttcctttttatttactGCCAGAATAATATCAAAACTTGTTCTGAGtctaaaaaaaatctcaccCAGGGCTGCTGCAGTAGGCGGTGAAACGTAACGAGTTTGGGTACCTCATATTTCAGTGGCAAGAAAAACAATTTGTTGTCTTTTCAAGCTAAATCACGATGCTGTGGCCCAGTTAAACACATTAATGCAACAGTACATATCACACCGCGGTCAAGTGAGCCGTCATTTGTCAGCCGCGGTCAAGCCAGCCGCTTCTTCTCCGCCGCATAAATTTCCTTGCGCTTTTACGCCAGTCTTTACGGTAGCGCCTTTTCGCTTTATATCCCAATTGAAAGCCTAGACCCGCGAACAGTCACAcgtgcacgcgcgcacacaaaTTGCAATGGAACAGCCCAATACAACCATCGTGACAGTCTGGTTGCAtattcaaaaattcattaaaaatcttCCTTAATAGTTGATGTCATACTTTCAATACATTCCTTCTCTGGGACACCTACTGTACCTCTGTGCCAAGTTTCAGCCAGATTTACTGTAAAATTCCTCAGAAATTACAGGACATTTATATTCAATGCAATACAGTTAATACACTACAATTATGTAAatttcaaaaattcattaaaaatcatccttAGTAGTTGAGGTCCAGCTTTCAAGACATCCCTCCTCTGGGACACCTACTGTACCTCTGTGCCAAGTTTCAGCCAGATTTACTGTAGAATTCCTCAGATATTAAAGCAAACTTGTATTCAATGCAATACAGTCAATACAATTATGTCAatttcaaaaattcattaaaaatcatccttAGTAGTTGAGGTCAAACAACAACATGGACATCAATATTTGCTCAGAAACTACAGTAAATCTGGCCGAAACTTGGCCCAGAGGTACAGTAGGTGTCCCAGAGGAGGGATGTGTTGAAAGTGGGACATCAACTACTaaggatgatttttaatgaatttttgaaatTGACATAATTGTAGTGTATTGACTGTATTGCATTGAATACAAGTTTGCTTTAATATCTGAGGAATTCTACAGTAAATCTGTATGAAACTTGGCACAGAGGTACAGTAGGTGTCCCGGAGGAGGGATGTCTTGAAAGTTGGACATCAACTATTaagaatgatttttaatgaatttttgaaatTTACATAATTGTAGTATATTGGCTGTGTTGAATTGAATATAAATGTCCTGTAATTTCTGAGGAATTTTACAGTAAATCTGGCTGAAACTTGGCCCAGAGATACAGTAGGTGTTCCGGAGGAGGACTGTGTTGAAAGCTTGGCATCAACTGTTaagaatgatttttaatgaatttttgaataTGCAACCAGACTGTCACGATGGTTGTATTGGGCTGTTCCGTTGCAATTTGTGTGCGCGCGCGGGTCTAGGCTTTCAATCGGGATATAAAGCGAAATGGCGCTACCGTAAAGACTGGCGTAAAAGCGCAAGGAAAT
The window above is part of the Pelmatolapia mariae isolate MD_Pm_ZW linkage group LG14, Pm_UMD_F_2, whole genome shotgun sequence genome. Proteins encoded here:
- the LOC134641097 gene encoding von Willebrand factor A domain-containing protein 5A-like, translated to MRSVVEPDSYEPTNKSDSKKGLFTHMKKKLSVFWKSRKTSANYDDAHPKFVSEAAVQMQPPRDPLLQLVSLQEASGCWLLDPALATALGKTSKEMEKSKPEKGNNEVWATVLALIWLHAFKMDAKDEWELLAMKAASWLRAQNAPCVSECVDAGNVLLGSSVKKEALGL